A stretch of Oryza brachyantha chromosome 4, ObraRS2, whole genome shotgun sequence DNA encodes these proteins:
- the LOC121054137 gene encoding uncharacterized protein LOC121054137 encodes MEERFLAEPLRATTVTCIPRLRGGGGGARRPRRAAAPASSAGAAPVSVLDRVRDVVLRLAMLSAATTKGALPQQQTAATVKTSPGRSAARRAAAVRMSPSSAYTDSYRSEAVDECIEFLKRSAAGVGVGGAHPVAATVGVVINSPSPLHASASCAM; translated from the coding sequence ATGGAGGAGAGGTTCTTGGCCGAGCCGCTCAGAGCAACCACCGTGACGTGCATCCCAaggctgcgcggcggcggcggcggcgctcggcggccGCGAAgggctgctgctcctgcttcctccgccggcgcggcgccggtcTCCGTGCTGGACCGCGTCCGCGACGTCGTGCTGAGGCTCGCGATgctgtcggcggcgacgacgaagggCGCTTTGCCGCAGcagcagacggcggcgacggtcaAGACGTCGCCGGGCCGGTCGGCGGCGAGACGAGCCGCGGCGGTGCGGATGAGCCCGTCGTCGGCGTACACCGACTCGTACCGGAGCGAGGCGGTGGACGAGTGCATCGAGTTCTTGAAGAGGTCGGctgccggcgtcggcgtcggcggcgctcATCCGGTGGCGGCCACCGTGGGAGTAGTAATAAACTCGCCGTCACCTTTGCATGCATCAGCTTCATGTGCCATGTGA
- the LOC102720980 gene encoding WEB family protein At2g17940-like, which produces MGGGGGDGDGVTVVGRAEIDMRAPFRSVKEAVVLFGDRVLLAGADGAAQQRINRSSSDLKDRAGEMRPSYHEAVGVLAAASRQRHTPAVELQEAKQELEKERSEKQKMAGCILSLQEELGNAMRELKKLKVRGQDDDGGEAAAKVIDLQVEDLKFVEIAKQNQPANAADTDSSTAVTNRPDEFQKRRYVTFSDTPPTAAYLAPPQAPLPDVVMELHHHRHSAPAPPPPQLREVRFLRQMSAGHGTMKAAADQEGSKKKKKKALIPLVGALFMRKKKTSCCHDDSMLNPRTSF; this is translated from the exons atgggcggcggcggcggcgacggcgacggagttACGGTGGTTGGGCGGGCGGAGATCGACATGAGGGCACCGTTCCGGTCGGTGAAGGAGGCCGTCGTCCTCTTCGGCGACAGGGTactgctcgccggcgccgacggagCTGCACAACAGCGGATTAATAGGAGTTCTTCCGATCTTAAG GATCGAGCTGGGGAAATGCGACCATCATACCACGAGGCCGTCggcgtgctcgccgccgcgtcgcgccagcgcCACACACCGGCCGTCGAGCTGCAGGAGGCGAAGCAGGAGCTGGAGAAGGAGCGGTCGGAGAAGCAGAAGATGGCCGGCTGCATCCTGTCCCTGCAGGAGGAGCTCGGCAACGCCATGAGGGAGCTGAAGAAGCTCAAGGTACGCGGccaggacgacgacggcggcgaggcggcggccaaggTCATCGACCTGCAGGTGGAGGACCTCAAGTTCGTCGAGATAGCCAAACAGAACCAACCGGCGAACGCCGCTgacaccgacagctcaacggCGGTGACCAACCGCCCAGACGAGTTCCAGAAGAGGAGGTACGTGACGTTCTCCGACACACCGCCGACGGCAGCGTACCTTGCGCCGCCGCAGGCACCACTGCCGGACGTGGTGATGGAGCTGCATCATCATCGTCACAGCGCCcccgccccaccgccgccgcagctccggGAGGTGCGGTTCCTGAGGCAGATGTCAGCCGGGCACGGTACGATGAAAGCGGCCGCCGATCAAGAGGggagcaagaagaagaagaagaaggcacTGATTCCTCTGGTTGGAGCGCTCTTCATGAGGAAGAAAAAGACGAGCTGCTGCCACGACGACTCGATGCTCAACCCGCGCACCTCCTTTTGA